The genomic DNA agaaagagagagagacatgggggagacagagagagagccattagggagacagtctgagagacatgtgggagacagagagagagaaatggtgaagacagagggagagacatgggggagacagagagagagagatgggggagacagagggagtgacatggttgagaaggagagagagacatgggggagacagagagagagagacatgggggagacagagagagagccattgatgagaaagagagagagagacaagggggagacagagagagcgacattGGGAGAAAGGTAGGgacatgggggagagggagatcgagacattggggacagggagagagagagacatggggtagacagagagagccaTTGTTGAGACAGACTTAGAGATAtggggtagacagagagagagacatgggggagacagagggagagacatgggggagacagagggagagacatggggagacagagggagagacatggggagacagagagagagacatggggcagaCAGATATAGAGACATTGGGCAGACAAAGATAGAGacatgggagagaaagagatagagacatgggtaagacagagagaaagtcatgggggagacagagagagagacatggggaagaaagggacagagacctggggaagaaagggatagagacaTGGGGAAGAACGAGATAGAGACATggattagacagagagagagacatggaggagacagacagagagagatggcggagacagagagagacatgggggagagggagagagagacatgggggacagggagagagagagacatggggtagacagagagagagagccattggGGAGACAGTCTTAGAGAAAaggggtagacagagagagagacatgggggagacagagagagagagaaatgggtgaGACAGAGATATAGACATGGGGGTGACAGAGATAGATACATGGGGCAGACAGATATAGAGACAAGGGGCAGACAGATATAGAGACATGgggcagacagagatagagacatgggagagaaagagatagagacatgggggagacagagagaaagacatggGGAAGAAAGTGATAGAGACATggagtagacagagagagacatggagtagacagagagagacatggaggagacagagagagacatggaggagacagagagagagagatggaggagacagagagagacatgggggagagacagagaagagacaTGGGCAAGACAGCTAGAGACATGGGCAAGACAGATcgagacatgggggagagagagagacacacatgggagagacagagaaagagacatgggggagataGATACATGGGGCAGACAGATATAGAGACAAGGGGCAGACAGATATAGAGACATgaggcagacagagatagagacatgggagagaaagagatagagacatgggggagacagagagaaagacatggGGAAGAAAGTGATAGAGACATggagtagacagagagagacatggagtagacagagagagacatggagtagacagagagagacatggagtagacagagagagacatggaggagacagagagagagagatggaggagacagagagagacatgggggagagacagagagagacatgggggagagacagagagagacatgggggagagacagagagagacatgggggagagacagagagagacatgggggagagacagagagagacatgggggagagacagagagagacatgggggagagacagagagagacatgggcaaGACAGCTAGAGACATGGGCAAGACAGATcgagacatgggggagagagagagacacacatgggggagacagagaaagagacatgggggagacagggagagacatgggggagacagagagagagacatggcgagaaagagagtgagatatcggggagagggagagagagaaatagtggagactgagggagagagagacatgggggagacagagagagacatgtgggagacagagagagacatgggggagagggagggtgagacatggggagacagagaaagagacatggggagacagagagagagacatggggagacagagagagacacatgggggagacagagagcgggacatgggggagatggggagagagaggcatgggggagacagagagagaaatgggggaggcCGGGAGAGAGACATGGGGTAGACCGGGAGCGAGACATGGGGTAGACCGGGAGCGAGACATGGGGTAGACCGGGAGCGAGACATGGGGTAGACcgggagagagacatgggggagacagagagagacatgggggagacagggagagagacattggggagacagaaagagacatgagggagacagagagagagatgagggagacacagagagacatgggcgagacagagagagagacatgggggagataGTGAGACAGAAattagggagacagagagaaagacatgggggagacagagagagagacatgggggagacagagcaagagacatgggggagacagcgtgagagacatgggggagacagagagagtgacattggggagacagagagagagagacatgggggagacagagagagtgagacattggggagaaagagagagagacattggggagacagagagagagagacatgggggagacagagagagagacatgggtgagacagagagagagagacattggggagacagagagagagacattggggagacagagagagagacattggggagacagagagagagacatgggggagacagggagagagacatgggggagacggagagagagacatgggggagatggtgagagagacatgggggagatggtgagagagacatgggggagatggagagatagacatgggggagatggagagagatacatgggggagacggagagcgagacatgggggagacgagggagagacatgggggaaagggagagagagacatgggggaaatggagagagagacatgggggagacggacagagagaaatgcgggagacagagagagacagccattGGGGAGACAGTTGGAGAaaaatgggggagacagagagaaatgggggagacagagagtgagaaatggTGGAGACGGAggaagagacatgggggagagagagagatagagatggatgagacagagagagagacatggaggagacagagggagagacatggaggagacagagggagcgacaTGGGGGATACAAAGggagagacatggttgagagggagagagagacatgggggagacagaagaGAGACAAGGGGGTTAAAGagggagacatgggggagacggagagagaggcatgggggagacagagagagagacatgggggagagggagagagatacaggggggagacggagagagagacatgggggagacagagggagagacatggGGGAAAGGGATAAAGAGACatgggggaaaaggagagagagacatggtggagacggagagagagacatgggggagacagagagagagaaaggcgggagacagagagagagagcaattggggAGACATTCTGAGAgaaatgggggagacagagagagaaatggtggagacggagggagagacatggtggagagagagagatatagatggatgagacagagagagagacatggaggagacagagggagagacatggaggagacagagggagagacatggGGGATACAAAGggagagacatggttgagagggagagagagacatgggggagacagaagaGAGACAAGGGGGTTAAAGagggagacatgggggagacggagagagaggcatgggggagatggagagatagacatgggggagagggagagagagacatgggggagacagaagaGAGACAAGGGGGTTAAAGagggagacatgggggagacagagagacacatgggggagacagagagagagacatcggggagacagagagagagacatcggggagacagagagagagacacatggtggagacagagatagatacatggggcagacagagatagagacatgggggagacagagagagacataggggaggcagagatagagacatggggaagaaagaaatagagacatggaggagacagagagagacatggaggagacagagagagacatggaggagacagagagagacatggaggagacagagagagacatgggggagacagagagagaaacatgggggagagggagagcgagacatgggggagagggtgagggacatcagggagagggagagagagacatgggtgtGACGGAGAGAAAGacatgtgggagagggagtgagagacaagggggagacagagagagagacatgggggagacagagagagagaaatggagacagatagagacatgagggagagagagagagagagaaatgggggagacagagagagagaaatgggggagacagagagagagaaatgggggagacagagagagagacatcggggAGACTGTCTGAGAGAcatgtgggagacagagagagagaaatggtggagacagagagagaggcaagggggagacagagagagaaatgggggagaccgggagagagacatGAGGTAGACCGGGAGAGAGACATGAGGTAGACCGGGAGAGGGACatgggggatacagagagagacatgggggagacagagagagagacatgggggagacagagagagagacatgggggagacagagagagagacatgggggagacagagagagagacatgggggagacagagagagagacatgggggagacagagagagagacatgggggagacagagatagagacatggggcagacagagatagagacatggggcagacagagatcgagacatggggcagacagagatcgagacatggggcagacagagatcgagacatggggcagacagagatagagacatggggcagacagagatagagacatgggggagacagagagagacataggggAGGCAGTGATAGAGACATGGGGAAGAAAGAGATAGGGAcatggaggagacagagagagacatgggggagacagagagggagacatggggtagaccgagagagggacatgggggatacagagagagacatgggggagacagagagagagacatgggggagaccgGGAGAGGGACatgggggatacagagagagacatgggggagacagagagagagacatgggggagacagagagagagagacatgggggagacagagagagacacgtgggggagacagagatagagacatggggcagacagagatagagacatggggcagacagagatagagacatggggcagacagagatagagacatggggcagacagagatagagacatggggcagacagagatagagacatgggggagacagagagagacataggggAGGCAGTGATAGAGACATGGGGAAGAAAGAGATAGGGAcatggaggagacagagagagacatgggggagacagagagagagacatgggtgagacagagagtgcgacatGGGGGAGACATTCTGAGAGAAATGGGGGAGACATAGAGATAGACAAGGGGGAGACTGATAGAAAGaattgggggagacagagagagacaccggggagacagagagagacacaggggagACAAAGacatgggggagaaagagagagaaacatgggggagacaaagagagagacatgggggacacagagagagagagacatgggggactcagagggagagagacatgggggagacagggagagaaatgggggagacagagtgagagacatgggggagagtgagaaagagacatgggggagagtgagaaagagagacatgggtgagacagagatagagacatgggggagaggagagagagagacatgtgggagagagagagagacatgggggagagagagagagagagacatggggcagacagagagagagacatgggtgagagcgagagagagagtcatgggggagagagagagacatgggggagagagagagagagacatgggtgagagcgagagagagagtcatgggggagagcgagagagagacatgggggagagagatagagacatgggggagagtgcgcgagagacatgggggagagtgcgcgagagacatgggggagagagacagagacatgggggagagagagagagagacatggggagagagattcatgggggagagagagagagacatgggggagacagagagagagacatgggggagacagagagagagacatgggggagacagagagagagagacatgggggagacagagagagagagacatgggggagacagagagagagagacatgggggagacagagagagagagacatgggggagacagagagagagagacatgggggaagagagagagagagacatgggggagacagatagagagggacatgggggagacagagagagagagacatgggggagacagagagagagagacatgggggagacagagagagcgagacatgggggaagagagagagagagacatgggggagacagatagagagggacatgggtgagccagagagagacatgggtgagccagagagagacatgggggagacagatatAGTTGGACATGggtgagccagagagagacatgggggagagagagagagagacatgggggagacagagagagagagacatgggggagacagagagagagagacatgggggagacagatagagagggacatgggtgagccagagagagacatgggggagacagagagagagagacatgggggagacagagagagagagacatgggggagacagatagagagggacatgggtgagccagagagagacatgggggagacagatagagagggacatgggtgagccagagagagacatgggggagacagaatgATAATAGAGACCTGCTAATATCTGATTCTGAATGTTTCCTTTTCGCTCTGTCATCTATCCAGGCACCAAGGAGACAAAACCAAGAATGGATAAAGGTAATAGATCAAAAACTGGCCAAGAGGGTCATTCAAACTGTAACTGACTGTGGCAAAGACTGACCGGGGGTGGGACAACACGACTTTGGGAACAGCTTGGTTAACATAGGGATTTGCCCAGGAAGGGATTGATGGGTaaagtgtagagagagctttactctgtatctaaccccgtgctgtacctgtcctgggagtgtttgatggggacggtgtagagggagatttactctgtatctaaccccgtgctgtacctgtcctgggagtgtttgatggggacggtgtagaggtagctttactctgtatctaaccccgtgctgtacctgtcctgggagtgtttgatggggacagtgtagagggagatttactctgtatctaaccccgtgctgtacctgtcctgggagtgtttgatgggtaaagtgtagagagagctttactctgtatctaaccccgtgctgtacctgtcctgggagtgtttgatggggacagtgtagagggagatttactctgtatctaaccccgtgctgtacctgtcctgggagtgtttgatggggacagtgtagagggagctttactctgtatctaaccccgtgctgtacctgtcctgggagtgtttgatggggacggtgtagagggagatttactctgtatctaaccccgtgctgtacctgtcctgggagtgtttgatggggacagtgtagagggagatttactctgtatctaaccccgtgctgtacctgtcctgggagtgtttgatggggacggtgtagagggagatttactctgtatctaaccccgtgctgtacctgtcctgggagtgtttgatggggacagtgtagagggagatttactctgtatctaaccccgtgctgtacctgtcctgggagtgtttgatggggacggtgtagagggagatttactctgtatctaaccccgtgctgtatctgtcctgggagtgtttgatggggacggtgtagagggagatttactctgtatctaaccccgtgctgtacctgtcctgggagtgtttgatggggacagtgtagaggaagctttactctgtatctaaccccgtgctgtacctgtcctgggagtgtttgatggggacagtgtagagggagatttactctgtatctaaccccgtgctgtacctgtcctgggagtgtttgatggggacagtgtagagggagatttactctgtatctaaccccgtgctgtacctgtcctgggagtgtttgatgtggacagtgtagcgggagatttactctgtatctaaccccgtgctgtacctgtcctgggagtgtttgatggggacggtgtagagagagctttactctgtatctaaccccgtgttgtacctgtcctgggagtgtttgatggggacggtgtagagggagatttactctgtatctaaccctgtgttgtacctgtcctgggagtgtttcctTTTGCCCTGACATCGGACTTTCTTCGTTGCAGGAGAAGAAGGAATTTACTCCGATTTGCTCATTCCTGGGATTCATCCTGACCCCAAACATCTAGGCCAGGACCAAGGCCAGTGGGCGCAGGCCGGGCCAAAGGGGCCCTCTGGACCGACAGCGGAGGTCAGGGCTGGGCCTAGCTCAGGCTCCGTCAGGCAGCAGGCCGGGGCCGGGCCTAGCTCAGGCTCCGTCAGGCAGCAGGCCGGGGCCGGGCCTAGCTCAGGCTCCGTCAGGCAGCAGGCCGGGGCCGGGCCTAGCTCAGGCTCCGTCAGGCAGCAGGCCGGGGCTGAGCCCAGCTCCCCCCAGACGGAGCCAGCTCAGGATTCAACATACACCAGCCTGAAAGCACGAGCGGACGACGCTGACTATCAGCACTGCGGCAGTCAGAGACCTGAGGACCAAACTGTGGTGACATTCTCAGCCCAAGATGATGAAGTGAACATTCAGACACGAGCGAGAGTTGGGGACTGAGATAAAGATTCTACACGCCCGGGGACTTAACATATAAATATATTCCTAACACGCAAAACCATTCATTAGATAcgtaactccctcccgggtatctgttattctatatataaaccaccccaaacccctcgattagattccagtctgtaactcactcccgggtatctgttaatctatatataaacccccccacacccctcgattagattccagtctgtaactccctcccgggtatctgttattctatatataaaccaccccgaacccctcgattagattccagtctgtaactccctcccgggtatctgttattctatatataaacccccttaaacacctcgattagattccagtctgtaactcactcccgggtatctgttattctatatataaacccccttaaacacctcgattagattccagtctgtaactcactcccagatatctgttattctatatataacccaccccgaacccctcgattagattccagtctgtaactcactcccaggtacctgttattctatatataaaccccctcaaacccctcgattagattccagtctgtaactccctcccgggtatctgttattctatatataaaccaccccgaacccctcgattagattccagtttgtaactccctcccgggtatctgttattctatatataaaccaccccgaaaccatcgattcgattccagtctgtaactcactcccaggaatTTTATTCTGCATATAAAcgaccccgaacccctcgattagattccagtctataactcactcccggttatctgttattctagatataaaccaccccgaacacctcgattagattccagtctgtaactccctcccgggtatctgttattctatatataaaccaccccgaacacctcgattagattccagtctgtaactcactcccgggtatctgttattctgtatataaacaaccctcaacccctcgattagattccagtctgaaactccctcccgggtatctgttattctagatataaacccccttaaacacctcgattagattccagtctgtaactcactcccgggtatctgatattctatacataaaccaccctgaacccctcgattagattccagtctgtaactcactccggggtatctgttattctatatataaacccccccgaacccctcgattagattccagtctgtaactcactcccgggtatctgttattctatatgtaaatgaccccaaacccctcgattagattccagtctgtaactcactcccggttatctgttattctagatataaaccaccccgaacccctcgattagattccagtctgtaactccctcccgggtatctgttattctatatataaacccccttaaacacctcgataagattccagtctgtaagtcactcccgggtgtctgttattctatatataaaccactccaaacccctggattagattccagtctgtaactcactcccgggtatctgttattctatatataaaccccccccgaacccctcgattagattccagtctgtaactcgatcccgggtatctgttattctatatataaaccaccccgaacacctcgattagattccagtctgtaactcactcccgggtatctgttattcgatatataaccaccccgaaccccttgattagattccagtctgtaactcactcccgggtatctgttattctgtatataaaccaccccgaacctctcgattagattccagtctgtaactccctcccgggtatctgttattctatatataaacccccttaaacacctcgattagattccagtctgtaactcactcccgagtatctgttattctatatataaaccaccccgaacacctcgattagattccagtctgtaactcactcccgggtatctgttattctatatacaaaccaccccaaacacctcgattagattccagtcagtaactcactcccgggtatctgtcattctatatataaacgaccccgaacccctcgattagattccagtctgtaactcactcccggttatctgttattctagatataaaccaccccgaacgcctcgattagattccagtctgtaactccctcccggatatctgttattctatatataaacccccttaaacacctcgattagattccagtctgtaactcactcccgggtatctgttattctgtatataaaccaccccgaacccctcgattagattccagtctgtaactcactcccgggtatctgttattctatacataaaccaccctgaacccctcgattagattccagtctgtaactcacgcccgggtatctgttattctatatataaaccaccctgatcccctcgattagattccagtctgtagctcactcccgggtatctgttattctatatataaaccaccccgaacccctcgattaggttccagtctgtactcactcccgggtatctgttattctatatataaaccactccgaacccctggattagattccagtctgtaactcactcccgggtatctgttattctgtatataaaccaccccgaacccctcgattagattccagtctgtaactcactcccgggtatctgttattctgtatataaaccaccccgaacccctcgattagattccagtctgtaactcactcccgggtatctgttattctatatataaaccccctgaacccatggattagattccagtctgtaactcgctcccgggtatctgttattctagatataaacccccttaaacacctcgattagattccagtctgtaactcactcccgggtatctgttattctatatataaaccaccccgaaaccctcgattagattccagtctgtaactcactcctgggtatctattattctgtatataaaccaccccgaacccctcgattagattccagtctgtaactccctcccgggtatctgttattctgtatataaaccacctcgaacccctcgattagattccagtctgtaactccctcccgggtatctgttcttctatatataaacccccttaaacacctcgattagattccagtctgtaactcactcccgggtatctgttattctatatataaaccaccccgaacccctcgattagattccagtctgtaactcactcccgggtatctgttagtctatatataaaccaccccgaaacc from Carcharodon carcharias isolate sCarCar2 chromosome 27 unlocalized genomic scaffold, sCarCar2.pri SUPER_27_unloc_26, whole genome shotgun sequence includes the following:
- the LOC121273917 gene encoding polysialoglycoprotein-like; the encoded protein is MFMAIWAAALLITFHLCREESSTKETKPRMDKGEEGIYSDLLIPGIHPDPKHLGQDQGQWAQAGPKGPSGPTAEVRAGPSSGSVRQQAGAGPSSGSVRQQAGAGPSSGSVRQQAGAGPSSGSVRQQAGAEPSSPQTEPAQDSTYTSLKARADDADYQHCGSQRPEDQTVVTFSAQDDEVNIQTRARVGD